From the Alloalcanivorax dieselolei B5 genome, one window contains:
- a CDS encoding VOC family protein, translated as MSKMIFVNLPVADLPASMAFYDALGFENNPHFTDDTAACMVWSESIHVMLLTHDKWRSFTQRPIPPATASEVMLALSLDSREDVDAMNDTAAAQGGTADINPVQDLGFMYNRNLADPDGHVWEAFWMDPSAIPGE; from the coding sequence ATGTCCAAAATGATTTTCGTCAACCTGCCCGTGGCGGATCTGCCCGCGTCCATGGCGTTCTACGACGCGCTGGGTTTCGAGAACAATCCGCATTTCACCGATGACACCGCCGCGTGCATGGTCTGGAGCGAGTCGATCCACGTCATGCTGCTCACCCATGACAAGTGGCGCTCATTCACCCAGAGGCCGATTCCGCCCGCCACCGCCAGTGAAGTGATGCTGGCGCTCAGCCTTGACAGTCGCGAGGACGTGGACGCCATGAACGACACCGCCGCCGCCCAGGGTGGCACCGCCGATATCAATCCGGTCCAGGATCTGGGGTTCATGTACAACCGCAACCTGGCGGACCCGGACGGCCATGTCTGGGAAGCGTTCTGGATGGACCCGTCGGCGATCCCCGGTGAATAA
- a CDS encoding MFS transporter, translating to MPFFRRRPPFALMVINGALCTIAILVFARLSYGLVLPAMRDGLGLSNAQAANLSTVNALGYLLLVMVAGVFAARFGGKTSVVLGLMLVTGGFFGLAHASDFVPILLLMLVLGMGTAFGYTPLISLLANTFPHRRGAVIGFANSGVGLGMLLVGLIVPAMTERSADQGWRDVWLLFAAGGLAVLVMSMLILRNPLDRSASASPKVRAKDLPVFRNPHVITVGLVYGVQGLTYIVQTTFMYSYALESGVPALTTGHLVSMMGIMSVFTGPLWGGLADRLGYSNSLVLAMTLSLVGTALPVLWPVQPMFVAHFLILGLCISGLFTSILAASTETVAPHQAAVAVSFVTLFYAVGQLIGPAAASLIIEWSGGFRATFAATSVVLALGVYLGHRSRRYQQMPPQTCAGLAD from the coding sequence ATGCCGTTTTTCCGCCGCCGCCCGCCCTTCGCCTTGATGGTGATCAACGGGGCTTTGTGCACTATCGCCATCCTGGTGTTTGCCCGTCTCAGCTATGGCCTGGTGCTGCCGGCCATGCGCGACGGCCTGGGGCTGAGCAATGCCCAGGCGGCGAACCTGAGCACGGTGAACGCCCTCGGTTATCTGCTGCTGGTGATGGTGGCCGGTGTGTTCGCTGCCCGCTTCGGCGGCAAGACTTCGGTGGTACTCGGACTCATGCTGGTGACCGGCGGCTTCTTCGGCCTCGCCCACGCCAGTGACTTCGTGCCGATCCTGCTGTTGATGCTGGTACTGGGCATGGGCACGGCCTTCGGCTACACCCCTTTGATCTCGCTGCTGGCCAACACTTTCCCGCACCGGCGCGGCGCGGTGATCGGCTTCGCCAACAGTGGCGTGGGGCTGGGCATGCTGCTGGTCGGCCTGATCGTGCCGGCCATGACCGAACGCAGCGCCGACCAGGGCTGGCGCGACGTCTGGCTGCTGTTCGCCGCGGGCGGGCTGGCGGTGCTGGTCATGTCGATGCTGATTCTGCGCAATCCTCTGGATCGGTCCGCCAGCGCCAGCCCCAAGGTCCGCGCCAAGGATTTGCCGGTGTTCCGCAATCCTCACGTGATCACGGTTGGACTGGTGTACGGTGTGCAGGGCCTTACCTACATCGTGCAAACCACGTTCATGTACAGCTATGCTCTGGAGTCCGGAGTACCGGCACTGACCACCGGTCATCTGGTGTCGATGATGGGCATCATGTCCGTGTTCACCGGTCCGCTGTGGGGCGGCCTGGCGGACCGGCTGGGCTATTCCAACAGTCTGGTGCTGGCGATGACGCTGTCCCTGGTGGGCACCGCCCTGCCGGTGCTGTGGCCGGTACAACCCATGTTCGTCGCCCACTTCCTGATTCTGGGCCTGTGCATCTCCGGCCTGTTCACTTCCATCCTGGCCGCCTCCACCGAAACCGTGGCGCCCCATCAGGCCGCCGTGGCGGTGAGTTTCGTCACCCTGTTCTACGCCGTCGGCCAGTTGATCGGCCCGGCCGCCGCCTCACTGATCATTGAGTGGAGCGGCGGCTTTCGGGCTACTTTCGCCGCCACCTCGGTGGTGTTGGCCCTGGGCGTTTACCTGGGGCATCGCAGCCGCCGTTACCAGCAGATGCCCCCGCAAACCTGTGCCGGCCTGGCCGACTGA
- a CDS encoding methylated-DNA--[protein]-cysteine S-methyltransferase, whose protein sequence is MIEYHALPTSLGALLLAAEDDALVGAWFEGQKYHPDPRPWRHNPAHPLLVTAANQVRAYFSGERRDFDLPLAPRGTEFQRQVWGALREIRCGNTSTYGELAHRLGRPRAVRAVGAAVGRNPCSVIIPCHRVLGANGSLTGYAGGIDRKARLLALEGGVPNNGSLFD, encoded by the coding sequence ATGATCGAGTATCACGCTTTACCCACATCCCTGGGCGCGTTGTTGCTGGCGGCGGAAGACGACGCGCTGGTAGGCGCTTGGTTCGAAGGGCAGAAATACCATCCTGACCCGCGTCCCTGGCGGCACAATCCGGCTCATCCACTGCTGGTGACCGCCGCGAATCAGGTGCGCGCCTACTTCAGCGGGGAGCGCCGCGATTTCGATTTGCCGCTGGCGCCACGCGGGACCGAATTTCAGCGCCAGGTCTGGGGCGCCCTGAGGGAAATCCGTTGTGGGAACACCTCCACCTATGGCGAATTGGCGCACCGGCTCGGCCGGCCCCGGGCGGTACGGGCGGTGGGGGCCGCAGTGGGCCGCAACCCCTGCTCGGTGATTATCCCATGTCACCGGGTGCTGGGAGCGAATGGCAGCCTGACCGGCTATGCTGGCGGCATCGATCGCAAGGCCCGGCTGCTGGCACTGGAGGGCGGCGTACCCAACAACGGCTCCCTGTTTGATTGA
- the alkA gene encoding DNA-3-methyladenine glycosylase 2 produces the protein MWIDDDQCYQALRTRDVRFDGRFFVAVSSTGVYCRPVCPARLPKRENCRFFASAAAAESEGYRPCLRCRPELAPGDASVDANRRLARQAAEYLDAGAGDGESLTTLAERLGVTDRHLRRAFHSEFGVAPVEYVQTRRLLLARRLLRDTGLTITEVALAAGFNSLRRFNTLFRGRYGQPPSAWRRAASGRRTSDGELVFHLSYRPPFDWEALRDFLAARAIPGVEGMERGQYRRTALIRRGDKVHRGWLTVAPGPRNGLTVTLSESLAPVVPEVLVRLRRLFDLDAQPALVAQRLGSLAAARPGLRVPGAFDGFEAAVRAVLGQQITVKAARTLAGRVAASLGEPLDTPFEDLTTTFPEAAVVAAAEAETLGLLGIIRARVKAIQALAAACAEDPMLLSPAADVERTLTELKALPGIGDWTAQYLAMRALSWPDAFPAADLGVLKALGETSAVAVRRRAEAWRPWRAYAVMHLWFGGQEDKTP, from the coding sequence ATGTGGATTGACGATGATCAGTGTTATCAGGCCCTTCGCACCCGCGATGTTCGTTTCGACGGGCGCTTTTTCGTGGCGGTGTCCTCCACCGGCGTGTACTGCCGGCCGGTGTGTCCGGCGCGTCTGCCGAAGCGGGAGAACTGCCGTTTCTTCGCCAGCGCCGCGGCGGCGGAATCCGAAGGCTACCGTCCTTGTCTGCGCTGCCGGCCGGAACTGGCGCCGGGGGATGCCAGCGTGGACGCGAACCGCCGCCTGGCCAGACAGGCGGCGGAATATCTGGATGCCGGGGCGGGCGATGGGGAATCGCTGACGACTCTGGCGGAACGGCTTGGCGTCACCGATCGCCATTTGCGCCGGGCTTTCCACTCCGAATTCGGCGTGGCGCCGGTGGAATACGTGCAAACCCGGCGCTTATTGCTGGCCCGGCGTCTGTTGCGCGACACCGGCCTGACCATTACCGAGGTGGCGCTGGCCGCCGGTTTCAACAGTTTGCGGCGCTTCAACACCCTGTTCCGGGGGCGTTATGGGCAGCCGCCCTCGGCATGGCGACGGGCCGCGTCAGGGCGTCGCACCAGCGACGGCGAATTGGTCTTTCATTTGAGCTATCGGCCGCCCTTTGATTGGGAGGCGCTGCGCGATTTTCTCGCCGCCCGGGCCATTCCCGGAGTGGAAGGCATGGAGCGGGGACAATACCGGCGTACCGCGTTGATCCGGCGTGGCGACAAAGTTCACCGTGGCTGGCTGACCGTGGCGCCGGGGCCGCGCAACGGACTCACGGTGACGTTGTCCGAGTCTCTGGCACCGGTGGTGCCGGAGGTGTTGGTTCGCTTGCGCCGGCTGTTCGATCTGGACGCCCAGCCGGCGCTGGTGGCGCAACGGCTGGGTTCGCTGGCGGCGGCGCGGCCGGGGCTGCGGGTGCCGGGGGCCTTCGATGGTTTCGAAGCGGCGGTGCGCGCGGTGCTGGGACAACAGATCACGGTCAAGGCGGCGCGAACTCTGGCCGGTCGGGTGGCGGCGTCACTGGGCGAGCCGCTGGACACGCCGTTCGAGGATCTGACCACCACCTTCCCGGAGGCCGCCGTGGTGGCCGCCGCCGAGGCGGAGACGCTGGGATTGCTGGGCATCATTCGCGCCCGGGTGAAGGCGATCCAGGCGCTGGCCGCTGCCTGTGCCGAGGATCCCATGCTGCTGTCGCCGGCGGCGGATGTGGAGCGTACCCTGACCGAGCTCAAGGCTCTGCCCGGCATTGGTGACTGGACCGCCCAATATCTGGCGATGCGGGCGCTGTCCTGGCCGGATGCGTTTCCCGCCGCCGACCTTGGCGTGCTCAAGGCGTTGGGGGAGACTTCGGCGGTGGCGGTGAGACGGCGGGCGGAGGCCTGGCGCCCCTGGCGCGCTTATGCGGTGATGCATCTTTGGTTCGGTGGCCAGGAGGACAAGACCCCATGA